In Hemicordylus capensis ecotype Gifberg chromosome 3, rHemCap1.1.pri, whole genome shotgun sequence, one DNA window encodes the following:
- the UPF3A gene encoding regulator of nonsense transcripts 3A isoform X2, giving the protein MRATGGRKSGGAPPPSSLALPGKQQREEKRAALSKVVIRRLPPSFTKEQLEEQLHPLPAHDYFEFCTSDHSLYPHLYSRAYINFRNPDDILLFRDRFDGYVFIDNKGLEYPAVVEFAPFQKISKKKLKKKDAKAGSIEDDPEYRKFLESYCAEEEKICANPETLLGEIEAKTRELIARRTTPLLEYIKNRKLEKQRIREEKREERRRRESEKKRLREDEKRKRREEERRKRKEAEKQKKIAEKEIRIKLLKKPEKGDEQSTEKHREKEKAEIEENKWEKSPGHGSIKSKPLESSLKELKEKSQNDSDKEQRDSERRFREKEPERQRYRLDDGRKHRTHYEFDKFVRRNEDELKWGKGCNQDRGKKANYNYSFTVDTVDKLGKEDKCDDMASKKERIRNKDRPAMQLYQPGVRIRTHTVSTSRSYDCSEKSSEEMYDRKYEADSSTGGGSEKSEDAE; this is encoded by the exons ATGAGGGCAACGGGAGGCCGAAAGAGCGGTGGAGCGC cgccgccttccagTCTGGCGCTGCCAGGCAAACAGCAGCGCGAGGAGAAAAGAGCGGCGCTGAGTAAa GTAGTTATACGTCGCCTGCCTCCTAGTTTTACCAAAGAGCAGCTGGAGGAACAGCTCCATCCTCTTCCTGCTCATGATTATTTTGAATTTTGCACCTCTGATCACAG TCTTTATCCTCACCTCTACTCAAGAGCATacattaattttagaaatcctgaTGACATCCTTCTTTTTAGAGATCGCTTTGATGGCTATGTCTTCATTGACAATAAAG GTTTAGAATATCCTGCTGTGGTTGAATTTGCACCATTTCAAAAGATTTCAAAAAagaaactgaagaagaaagatGCAAAAGCTGGAAGCATAGAAGATG ATCCAGAATATAGGAAGTTTTTAGAAAGTTACTgtgctgaagaagaaaaaatttgTGCCAACCCTGAGACATTGTTGGGAGAGATTGAGGCCAAAACAAGAGAGCTTATTG CTAGAAGAACAACACCCCTTTTGGAATACATTAAAAATAGAAAATTAGAAAAACAG AGAATACgagaagagaaaagggaagaaCGAAGGAGGAGAGAATCAGAAAAGAAACGTCTTAGAGAAGATGAGAAACGGAAgcggagagaggaagaaagacgtAAAAGGAAAGAAGctgaaaagcaaaagaaaattgCTGAAAAAGAAATAAGGATAAAG CTTCTTAAGAAACCTGAGAAAGGAGATGAGCAATCCACAGAAAAgcacagagaaaaagaaaaagctgaaatAGAAGAGAACAAGTGGGAGAAATCACCAGGGCATGGGAGCATAAAATCCAAGCCACTGGAAAGTTCACTAAAGGAACTTAAGGAAAA GTCACAAAATGATAGTGATAAAGAGCAAAGAGATTCAGAGAGAAGATTTCGTGAAAAAGAACCTGAGAGACAAAGGTATCGGTTGGATGATGGCCGAAAGCACAGAACTCATTATGAATTTGACAAGTTTGTGAGAAGGAATGAAGACGAGCTGAAATGGGGGAAAGGATGCAACCAAGATCGAGGGAAGAAAGCGAACTACAACTACAGCTTCACTGTGGACACAGTAGACAAACTGGGTAAAGAGGACAAGTGTGATGACATGGCATCCAAAAAGGAGCGCATAAGAAATAAG GATCGGCCAGCCATGCAGCTGTACCAGCCAGGAGTTCGCATTCGAACACATACGGTGTCTACAAGTAGGTCCTATGATTGTTCTGAAAAGTCTTCCGAAGAAATGTACGACAGAAAAtatgaggcagacagttcaacTGGAGGTGGTTCAGAGAAGAGTGAAGATGCAGAATGA
- the UPF3A gene encoding regulator of nonsense transcripts 3A isoform X1, whose amino-acid sequence MEASLQRESPRRVSEATPPPSPGPPLPPPPPPPPPPPSSLALPGKQQREEKRAALSKVVIRRLPPSFTKEQLEEQLHPLPAHDYFEFCTSDHSLYPHLYSRAYINFRNPDDILLFRDRFDGYVFIDNKGLEYPAVVEFAPFQKISKKKLKKKDAKAGSIEDDPEYRKFLESYCAEEEKICANPETLLGEIEAKTRELIARRTTPLLEYIKNRKLEKQRIREEKREERRRRESEKKRLREDEKRKRREEERRKRKEAEKQKKIAEKEIRIKLLKKPEKGDEQSTEKHREKEKAEIEENKWEKSPGHGSIKSKPLESSLKELKEKSQNDSDKEQRDSERRFREKEPERQRYRLDDGRKHRTHYEFDKFVRRNEDELKWGKGCNQDRGKKANYNYSFTVDTVDKLGKEDKCDDMASKKERIRNKDRPAMQLYQPGVRIRTHTVSTSRSYDCSEKSSEEMYDRKYEADSSTGGGSEKSEDAE is encoded by the exons ATGGAGGCTTCACTTCAACGGGAATCCCCGCGTCGTGTTTCAGAGGCGACCCCTCCGCCGTCCCCGGGGCCgcctctgccgccgcctccccctccgccgccgccgccgccttccagTCTGGCGCTGCCAGGCAAACAGCAGCGCGAGGAGAAAAGAGCGGCGCTGAGTAAa GTAGTTATACGTCGCCTGCCTCCTAGTTTTACCAAAGAGCAGCTGGAGGAACAGCTCCATCCTCTTCCTGCTCATGATTATTTTGAATTTTGCACCTCTGATCACAG TCTTTATCCTCACCTCTACTCAAGAGCATacattaattttagaaatcctgaTGACATCCTTCTTTTTAGAGATCGCTTTGATGGCTATGTCTTCATTGACAATAAAG GTTTAGAATATCCTGCTGTGGTTGAATTTGCACCATTTCAAAAGATTTCAAAAAagaaactgaagaagaaagatGCAAAAGCTGGAAGCATAGAAGATG ATCCAGAATATAGGAAGTTTTTAGAAAGTTACTgtgctgaagaagaaaaaatttgTGCCAACCCTGAGACATTGTTGGGAGAGATTGAGGCCAAAACAAGAGAGCTTATTG CTAGAAGAACAACACCCCTTTTGGAATACATTAAAAATAGAAAATTAGAAAAACAG AGAATACgagaagagaaaagggaagaaCGAAGGAGGAGAGAATCAGAAAAGAAACGTCTTAGAGAAGATGAGAAACGGAAgcggagagaggaagaaagacgtAAAAGGAAAGAAGctgaaaagcaaaagaaaattgCTGAAAAAGAAATAAGGATAAAG CTTCTTAAGAAACCTGAGAAAGGAGATGAGCAATCCACAGAAAAgcacagagaaaaagaaaaagctgaaatAGAAGAGAACAAGTGGGAGAAATCACCAGGGCATGGGAGCATAAAATCCAAGCCACTGGAAAGTTCACTAAAGGAACTTAAGGAAAA GTCACAAAATGATAGTGATAAAGAGCAAAGAGATTCAGAGAGAAGATTTCGTGAAAAAGAACCTGAGAGACAAAGGTATCGGTTGGATGATGGCCGAAAGCACAGAACTCATTATGAATTTGACAAGTTTGTGAGAAGGAATGAAGACGAGCTGAAATGGGGGAAAGGATGCAACCAAGATCGAGGGAAGAAAGCGAACTACAACTACAGCTTCACTGTGGACACAGTAGACAAACTGGGTAAAGAGGACAAGTGTGATGACATGGCATCCAAAAAGGAGCGCATAAGAAATAAG GATCGGCCAGCCATGCAGCTGTACCAGCCAGGAGTTCGCATTCGAACACATACGGTGTCTACAAGTAGGTCCTATGATTGTTCTGAAAAGTCTTCCGAAGAAATGTACGACAGAAAAtatgaggcagacagttcaacTGGAGGTGGTTCAGAGAAGAGTGAAGATGCAGAATGA
- the UPF3A gene encoding regulator of nonsense transcripts 3A isoform X3, giving the protein MEASLQRESPRRVSEATPPPSPGPPLPPPPPPPPPPPSSLALPGKQQREEKRAALSKVVIRRLPPSFTKEQLEEQLHPLPAHDYFEFCTSDHSLYPHLYSRAYINFRNPDDILLFRDRFDGYVFIDNKGLEYPAVVEFAPFQKISKKKLKKKDAKAGSIEDDPEYRKFLESYCAEEEKICANPETLLGEIEAKTRELIARRTTPLLEYIKNRKLEKQRIREEKREERRRRESEKKRLREDEKRKRREEERRKRKEAEKQKKIAEKEIRIKLLKKPEKGDEQSTEKHREKEKAEIEENKWEKSPGHGSIKSKPLESSLKELKEKSQNDSDKEQRDSERRFREKEPERQRYRLDDGRKHRTHYEFDKFVRRNEDELKWGKGCNQDRGKKANYNYSFTVDTVDKLGSASHAAVPARSSHSNTYGVYK; this is encoded by the exons ATGGAGGCTTCACTTCAACGGGAATCCCCGCGTCGTGTTTCAGAGGCGACCCCTCCGCCGTCCCCGGGGCCgcctctgccgccgcctccccctccgccgccgccgccgccttccagTCTGGCGCTGCCAGGCAAACAGCAGCGCGAGGAGAAAAGAGCGGCGCTGAGTAAa GTAGTTATACGTCGCCTGCCTCCTAGTTTTACCAAAGAGCAGCTGGAGGAACAGCTCCATCCTCTTCCTGCTCATGATTATTTTGAATTTTGCACCTCTGATCACAG TCTTTATCCTCACCTCTACTCAAGAGCATacattaattttagaaatcctgaTGACATCCTTCTTTTTAGAGATCGCTTTGATGGCTATGTCTTCATTGACAATAAAG GTTTAGAATATCCTGCTGTGGTTGAATTTGCACCATTTCAAAAGATTTCAAAAAagaaactgaagaagaaagatGCAAAAGCTGGAAGCATAGAAGATG ATCCAGAATATAGGAAGTTTTTAGAAAGTTACTgtgctgaagaagaaaaaatttgTGCCAACCCTGAGACATTGTTGGGAGAGATTGAGGCCAAAACAAGAGAGCTTATTG CTAGAAGAACAACACCCCTTTTGGAATACATTAAAAATAGAAAATTAGAAAAACAG AGAATACgagaagagaaaagggaagaaCGAAGGAGGAGAGAATCAGAAAAGAAACGTCTTAGAGAAGATGAGAAACGGAAgcggagagaggaagaaagacgtAAAAGGAAAGAAGctgaaaagcaaaagaaaattgCTGAAAAAGAAATAAGGATAAAG CTTCTTAAGAAACCTGAGAAAGGAGATGAGCAATCCACAGAAAAgcacagagaaaaagaaaaagctgaaatAGAAGAGAACAAGTGGGAGAAATCACCAGGGCATGGGAGCATAAAATCCAAGCCACTGGAAAGTTCACTAAAGGAACTTAAGGAAAA GTCACAAAATGATAGTGATAAAGAGCAAAGAGATTCAGAGAGAAGATTTCGTGAAAAAGAACCTGAGAGACAAAGGTATCGGTTGGATGATGGCCGAAAGCACAGAACTCATTATGAATTTGACAAGTTTGTGAGAAGGAATGAAGACGAGCTGAAATGGGGGAAAGGATGCAACCAAGATCGAGGGAAGAAAGCGAACTACAACTACAGCTTCACTGTGGACACAGTAGACAAACTGG GATCGGCCAGCCATGCAGCTGTACCAGCCAGGAGTTCGCATTCGAACACATACGGTGTCTACAAGTAG